In Aegilops tauschii subsp. strangulata cultivar AL8/78 chromosome 3, Aet v6.0, whole genome shotgun sequence, one genomic interval encodes:
- the LOC109777128 gene encoding obtusifoliol 14-alpha demethylase → MELATVNWVAYVVPIAVTTTIIISAMMARRRRRRAERSPCARPPPVAAGAPLVGVLPWLLAKGPLQVIRDAHAELGSVFTVRLLHREVTFLVGPDVSSHFYQGLDSEVSQDEVSRFTIPTFGPGVAFDVDLATRREQIRFFGDAMKPAKLRTYAGLMVREVEEYFTRWGESGMVDLKQELELLVTLVASRCLFGEEVRSKMLREAATHLRELNDGMRLVTILFPHLPIPAHRRRDRARARLGEIFSDMVRSRREAGRPVDDMLQCLIDSRYKDGRATTDTELVGMLLSALFAGQHTSSSTGTWTGARLLARANAEHLRAAVREQERVVGRYGDRVDYEVLQEMETLHRCIKEVLRLHPPAMMLLRHARRSFTVRTREGDEYEVPAGRTIASPLLIHNRLPQVYRDPERYEPGRFCPGRGEDGAGGAFSYTAFGGGRHACVGEAFAYMQIKVIWSHLLRNFEMEMVSPFPETDWNVVMPGPKGKVMLRYKRRNMSPTAKITNPHTRYVC, encoded by the exons ATGGAGTTAGCAACCGTCAATTGGGTAGCATATGTGGTTCCAATTGCCGTgacgacgacgatcatcatatcgGCCATGATGGcaagacgacgacgacgacgagccGAACGATCTCCTTGCGCTCGTCCGCCCCCCGTGGCCGCGGGGGCTCCCCTGGTGGGGGTCCTCCCGTGGCTTCTCGCCAAGGGCCCGCTGCAAGTGATCCGCGACGCCCACGCGGAGCTGGGCAGCGTGTTCACGGTGAGGCTGCTGCACCGCGAGGTGACCTTCCTGGTCGGTCCGGACGTGTCCAGCCATTTCTATCAGGGGCTGGACTCGGAGGTGAGCCAGGACGAGGTCTCCCGGTTCACCATCCCGACCTTCGGCCCCGGCGTCGCCTTCGACGTGGATCTCGCCACCCGGCGCGAGCAGATCCGCTTCTTCGGCGACGCCATGAAGCCTGCCAAGCTCAGGACCTATGCCGGCCTCATGGTGCGAGAAGTCGAG gagTACTTTACGAGATGGGGAGAGTCGGGCATGGTCGACCTGAAGCAGGAGCTGGAGCTCCTCGTCACGCTCGTCGCCAGCCGGTGCCTGTTCGGGGAGGAGGTCCGCTCCAAGATGCTCCGCGAGGCCGCCACGCACCTCCGTGAGCTCAACGACGGCATGCGCCTCGTCACCATCCTATTCCCGCACCTGCCCATCCCGGCGCACCGCAGGCGCGACAGAGCGCGCGCTAGGCTCGGCGAGATATTCTCTGACATGGTCAGGTCGCGCAGAGAAGCAGGCCGCCCCGTCGACGACATGCTGCAGTGCCTAATCGATTCCAGGTACAAGGACGGCCGCGCCACGACCGACACGGAGCTTGTCGGGATGCTGCTGTCGGCGCTGTTCGCGGGGCAGCACACGAGCTCCAGCACCGGGACGTGGACCGGGGCTCGCCTCCTCGCGCGCGCCAACGCCGAGCACCTGCGCGCCGCCGTCCGGGAGCAGGAGCGGGTCGTCGGGCGGTACGGAGACCGCGTGGACTATGAGGTCCTGCAGGAGATGGAAACCCTGCACCGCTGCATCAAGGAGGTCCTGCGGCTCCACCCGCCGGCGATGATGCTGCTGCGCCACGCGCGCCGTAGCTTCACGGTCCGGACGAGGGAGGGAGACGAGTACGAGGTCCCGGCAGGGCGCACGATCGCGAGCCCGCTGTTGATCCACAACCGCCTCCCGCAGGTGTACAGGGACCCGGAGAGGTACGAGCCGGGCCGGTTCTGTCCAGGGAGAGGGGAGGATGGGGCCGGCGGAGCGTTCTCGTACACGGCCTTCGGCGGCGGGCGGCACGCGTGCGTgggcgaggcgttcgcctacatGCAGATCAAGGTGATATGGAGCCACCTGCTGAGGAACTTTGAGATGGAGATGGTGTCGCCGTTCCCCGAGACGGACTGGAACGTGGTCATGCCAGGGCCCAAGGGGAAGGTCATGCTCCGCTACAAGAGGAGGAACATGTCGCCCACCGCCAAAATCACCAACCCACACACACGCTACGTATGCTAG